One window of Vespa velutina chromosome 2, iVesVel2.1, whole genome shotgun sequence genomic DNA carries:
- the LOC124946650 gene encoding integrator complex subunit 7 isoform X4 — protein MGSNFLRVWVLRVCQQSEKHLDKILNVDEFVRRIYSVIHSNDPVARALTLRTLGSVAGIIPERQQVHHSIRRSLDSHDSVEVEAAIYAAQMFAAQSKLFAVSMCSKISDMIRGQATPASMKLQLIPILQYMHHDTFTASMVNELCMELLASYPAIEFVRVTLSALSTLASATLIDIPEQVVLLLRYLQDDPRLSIKRHALHLLHTLARRGAHLWPQGALNNLIESTTKLLQDGTGNTDLLIRTLDVIEVLSQSAITCDANMDEGSPLLSLCVNACYSPDPFVAVKAVTILARVVCYCYEEGLPTYATQDLVSCLESLIILLALDDKHLHQLKACLRSTVKLCHAQPNHCSVFVDAIGSTLISTSAENGQSEKQAVALCEALGAIGSLGENILLPLLPDVLIKLKQTSHMHTKVMLCTLLFQMIAGGYEWNTECLKAIEETTKSVDGWAKYRIARGAARYGHHAVATQIFKSLKEAVASEQLHFWLSGLELVTKAESFLMDNVDTIDTSKKVDIVEKLNAAIAHYASACASLKAASTPLRSLQFASEYAKLRCEFLQAVVQLLHSCRSLCTAPPPAIACTVVLATKDDLQRYGRVTQQLRKSVQELKMCAENYQKLYQSAFDADPGSLANIRAYPFNMNILAEIIINNPYNNIINQYNCNNNLLKIFTLKFLYSLQEMCCLMGNSVERVCGGSTICMYQQNEVNFDFGGTVEMRQLARYCTELRRLAPPWVGEGKASGISHVRIGCIISQVMLFGAGNMRLPIPRYFFQALQATSVKLSVSPQPRVLGEPVSVPQGSQLALKVEGVLRHGRRASLYRSVSAVCISISTTPPSKINSDQKDTNMNELHQTVTPHRDFFACEFLLSLGSVATSTAGCASTSTNSGNSASGGGGQYQVTASASILDKDGNVWKCGPRSTLQVRVHEEPMKRKLP, from the exons ATGGGTAGTAATTTTTTAAGAGTATGGGTACTTAGAGTATGTCAACAAAGTGAAAAACATttggataaaatattaaacgtgGATGAATTTGTCAGACGTATCTACAGTGTAATACATTCGAATGATCCTGTTGCTAGAGCTCTAACCTTACGTACCTTAGGTAGTGTTGCAGGTATAATACCTGAAAGGCAACAG GTTCATCATAGTATAAGGAGATCTTTGGATTCACATGATTCGGTCGAAGTAGAAGCTGCTATATATGCCGCTCAAATGTTTGCAGCacaatcgaaattatttgCTGTATCTATGTGTAGCAAAATCTCTGATATGATAAGAGGTCAAGCAACGCCAGCCTCTATGAAATTACAACTTATACCTATTCTGCAATATATGCACCATGACACATTTACCGCATCAATg gtAAATGAATTGTGTATGGAACTTCTTGCTAGTTATCCAGCGATTGAATTTGTAAGAGTAACATTGAGCGCATTAAGCACATTAGCTTCTGCCACGTTAATAGATATTCCAGAACAAGTTGTATTGCTCTTACGATATCTTCAAGACGATCCTCGGTTATCTATTAAACGTCATGCTTTACATTTACTCCATACACTTGCAAGACGTGGCGCACATTTGTGGCCACAAGGTGCTCTCAATAATTTGATTG aaagtactacaaaattattacaagATGGTACTGGAAATACAGATCTATTGATTCGCACGTTAGATGTAATAGAG gTACTGAGTCAAAGCGCTATTACTTGCGACGCTAATATGGACGAAGGGAGccctcttttatctctttgcgTAAATGCTTGTTATTCTCCAGATCCTTTTGTTGCTGTCAAAGCTGTAACTATACTCGCAAGAGTCGTATGTTATtg CTACGAAGAGGGATTACCTACGTATGCCACTCAGGATCTTGTATCTTGTTTGGAatcattgattatattattagctTTAGATGACAAGCATTTGCATCAACTAAAAGCTTGTTTACGTTCAACGGTAAAATTATGCCATGCACAGCCGAATCATTGTTCTGTTTTTGTCGATGCTATTGGATCTACGCTTATTAGCACTAGTGCGGAAAATGGGCAAAGTGAAAAACAAGCTGTTGCATTATGCGAAGCTTTGGGAGCAATTGGAAGTTtaggagaaaatatattactccCACTTTTGCCAgatgtattaataaaactaaaacAAACTTCGCACATGCATACTAAG GTAATGTTATGCACATTACTTTTCCAAATGATAGCGGGTGGATACGAGTGGAATACCGAATGTTTAAAAGCTATAGAAGAAACGACAAAAAGTGTGGACGGTTGGGCTAAATATCGAATTGCAAGAGGTGCTGCTAGATACGGTCATCATGCAGTTGCAACGCAAATATTTAAGAGTTTAAAGGAAGCCGTTGCATCCGAACAACTTCACTTTTGGTTATCAGGATTGGAATTGGTTACCAAGGCAGAAAGCTTTCTCAT GGACAACGTCGACACAATTGATACTTCGAAAAAAGTGGATATAGTTGAAAAATTAAACGCGGCAATTGCGCACTATGCAAGTGCTTGCGCATCATTAAAAGCTGCTAGTACACCATTACGTAGTCTACAATTTGCCAGTGAATATGCAAAATTACGTTGCGAATTTTTACAAGCTGTGGTACAACTTTTACATTCCTGCAG aTCGTTATGTACTGCCCCACCGCCTGCTATCGCGTGCACGGTAGTTCTTGCGACAAAAGATGATCTTCAGCGATATGGACGTGTAACGCAACag CTAAGAAAATCCGTTcaagaattaaaaatgtgTGCTGAAAATTATCAGAAATTATATCAATCTGCTTTCGATGCAGATCCTGGTTCCTTGGCGAATATCAGAGCGTATCCTttcaatatgaatatattagcagaaataataataaataatccatataataatataattaatcaatataattgtaataataatctattgaaaatatttactttaaaattcTTGTATAGTTTACAAGAAATGTGCTGTTTAATGGGAAACAGCGTGGAACGAGTTTGCGGAGGTTctactatatgtatgtatcaacAGAACGAAGTAAATTTTGATTTTGGAGGAACGGTAGAAATGCGTCAGTTAGCTCGTTATTGTACGGAATTACGTCGCCTCGCACCACCATGGGTTGGTGAAGGGAAAGCAAGTGGTATCAGTCACGTAAGAATCGGATGTATAATTTCACAAGTTATGTTGTTTGGTGCTGGTAACATGAGGCTACCCATTCCACGTTACTTTTTCCAAGCTTTACAAGCTACGAGCGTTAAACTCTCGGTATCACCGCAACCTCGAGTACTCGGTGAACCAGTTTCTGTACCTCAGGGCAGTCAATTAGCATTAAAGGTCGAAGGTGTATTGAGGCACGGTCGACGTGCATCATTGTATCGTTCAGTATCAGCTGTTTGCATATCTATATCTACTACACCCCCCTCCAAGATTAATTCGGATcaaaag GATACAAACATGAACGAGTTGCATCAAACGGTGACACCCCATCGGGATTTCTTCGCTTGCGAATTTTTACTTTCCCTTGGAAGCGTTGCAACCTCGACTGCGGGATGTGCGAGTACATCGACTAATTCCGGCAATTCGGCCTCCGGTGGTGGTGGTCAATATCAAGTAACTGCAAGTGCAAGTATACTCGACAAAGATGGTAACGTTTGGAAATGCGGACCACGTTCTACCCTTCAAGTGCGAGTACACGAAGAACCTATGAAGAGAAAATTAccttaa
- the LOC124946650 gene encoding integrator complex subunit 7 isoform X1, producing the protein MNMIGMRMNAFNDTGLGEPEQDANSALIELDKGLRSNKIGEQCEAIVRFPRLFEKYPFPILINSSLLKLAEVFRMGSNFLRVWVLRVCQQSEKHLDKILNVDEFVRRIYSVIHSNDPVARALTLRTLGSVAGIIPERQQVHHSIRRSLDSHDSVEVEAAIYAAQMFAAQSKLFAVSMCSKISDMIRGQATPASMKLQLIPILQYMHHDTFTASMVNELCMELLASYPAIEFVRVTLSALSTLASATLIDIPEQVVLLLRYLQDDPRLSIKRHALHLLHTLARRGAHLWPQGALNNLIESTTKLLQDGTGNTDLLIRTLDVIEVLSQSAITCDANMDEGSPLLSLCVNACYSPDPFVAVKAVTILARVVCYCYEEGLPTYATQDLVSCLESLIILLALDDKHLHQLKACLRSTVKLCHAQPNHCSVFVDAIGSTLISTSAENGQSEKQAVALCEALGAIGSLGENILLPLLPDVLIKLKQTSHMHTKVMLCTLLFQMIAGGYEWNTECLKAIEETTKSVDGWAKYRIARGAARYGHHAVATQIFKSLKEAVASEQLHFWLSGLELVTKAESFLMDNVDTIDTSKKVDIVEKLNAAIAHYASACASLKAASTPLRSLQFASEYAKLRCEFLQAVVQLLHSCRSLCTAPPPAIACTVVLATKDDLQRYGRVTQQLRKSVQELKMCAENYQKLYQSAFDADPGSLANIRAYPFNMNILAEIIINNPYNNIINQYNCNNNLLKIFTLKFLYSLQEMCCLMGNSVERVCGGSTICMYQQNEVNFDFGGTVEMRQLARYCTELRRLAPPWVGEGKASGISHVRIGCIISQVMLFGAGNMRLPIPRYFFQALQATSVKLSVSPQPRVLGEPVSVPQGSQLALKVEGVLRHGRRASLYRSVSAVCISISTTPPSKINSDQKDTNMNELHQTVTPHRDFFACEFLLSLGSVATSTAGCASTSTNSGNSASGGGGQYQVTASASILDKDGNVWKCGPRSTLQVRVHEEPMKRKLP; encoded by the exons a tgAATATGATAGGAATGAGAATGAACGCATTTAATGATACTGGACTCGGAGAACCCGAACAAGATGCAAATAGTGCACTTATTGAATTAGACAAAG gttTACGATCAAACAAAATAGGCGAACAATGCGAAGCAATAGTTCGTTTTCCtcgattatttgaaaaatatccatTCCCGATATTGATAAATTCATCTTTGCTCAAACTAGCAGAAGTATTTCGCATGGGTAGTAATTTTTTAAGAGTATGGGTACTTAGAGTATGTCAACAAAGTGAAAAACATttggataaaatattaaacgtgGATGAATTTGTCAGACGTATCTACAGTGTAATACATTCGAATGATCCTGTTGCTAGAGCTCTAACCTTACGTACCTTAGGTAGTGTTGCAGGTATAATACCTGAAAGGCAACAG GTTCATCATAGTATAAGGAGATCTTTGGATTCACATGATTCGGTCGAAGTAGAAGCTGCTATATATGCCGCTCAAATGTTTGCAGCacaatcgaaattatttgCTGTATCTATGTGTAGCAAAATCTCTGATATGATAAGAGGTCAAGCAACGCCAGCCTCTATGAAATTACAACTTATACCTATTCTGCAATATATGCACCATGACACATTTACCGCATCAATg gtAAATGAATTGTGTATGGAACTTCTTGCTAGTTATCCAGCGATTGAATTTGTAAGAGTAACATTGAGCGCATTAAGCACATTAGCTTCTGCCACGTTAATAGATATTCCAGAACAAGTTGTATTGCTCTTACGATATCTTCAAGACGATCCTCGGTTATCTATTAAACGTCATGCTTTACATTTACTCCATACACTTGCAAGACGTGGCGCACATTTGTGGCCACAAGGTGCTCTCAATAATTTGATTG aaagtactacaaaattattacaagATGGTACTGGAAATACAGATCTATTGATTCGCACGTTAGATGTAATAGAG gTACTGAGTCAAAGCGCTATTACTTGCGACGCTAATATGGACGAAGGGAGccctcttttatctctttgcgTAAATGCTTGTTATTCTCCAGATCCTTTTGTTGCTGTCAAAGCTGTAACTATACTCGCAAGAGTCGTATGTTATtg CTACGAAGAGGGATTACCTACGTATGCCACTCAGGATCTTGTATCTTGTTTGGAatcattgattatattattagctTTAGATGACAAGCATTTGCATCAACTAAAAGCTTGTTTACGTTCAACGGTAAAATTATGCCATGCACAGCCGAATCATTGTTCTGTTTTTGTCGATGCTATTGGATCTACGCTTATTAGCACTAGTGCGGAAAATGGGCAAAGTGAAAAACAAGCTGTTGCATTATGCGAAGCTTTGGGAGCAATTGGAAGTTtaggagaaaatatattactccCACTTTTGCCAgatgtattaataaaactaaaacAAACTTCGCACATGCATACTAAG GTAATGTTATGCACATTACTTTTCCAAATGATAGCGGGTGGATACGAGTGGAATACCGAATGTTTAAAAGCTATAGAAGAAACGACAAAAAGTGTGGACGGTTGGGCTAAATATCGAATTGCAAGAGGTGCTGCTAGATACGGTCATCATGCAGTTGCAACGCAAATATTTAAGAGTTTAAAGGAAGCCGTTGCATCCGAACAACTTCACTTTTGGTTATCAGGATTGGAATTGGTTACCAAGGCAGAAAGCTTTCTCAT GGACAACGTCGACACAATTGATACTTCGAAAAAAGTGGATATAGTTGAAAAATTAAACGCGGCAATTGCGCACTATGCAAGTGCTTGCGCATCATTAAAAGCTGCTAGTACACCATTACGTAGTCTACAATTTGCCAGTGAATATGCAAAATTACGTTGCGAATTTTTACAAGCTGTGGTACAACTTTTACATTCCTGCAG aTCGTTATGTACTGCCCCACCGCCTGCTATCGCGTGCACGGTAGTTCTTGCGACAAAAGATGATCTTCAGCGATATGGACGTGTAACGCAACag CTAAGAAAATCCGTTcaagaattaaaaatgtgTGCTGAAAATTATCAGAAATTATATCAATCTGCTTTCGATGCAGATCCTGGTTCCTTGGCGAATATCAGAGCGTATCCTttcaatatgaatatattagcagaaataataataaataatccatataataatataattaatcaatataattgtaataataatctattgaaaatatttactttaaaattcTTGTATAGTTTACAAGAAATGTGCTGTTTAATGGGAAACAGCGTGGAACGAGTTTGCGGAGGTTctactatatgtatgtatcaacAGAACGAAGTAAATTTTGATTTTGGAGGAACGGTAGAAATGCGTCAGTTAGCTCGTTATTGTACGGAATTACGTCGCCTCGCACCACCATGGGTTGGTGAAGGGAAAGCAAGTGGTATCAGTCACGTAAGAATCGGATGTATAATTTCACAAGTTATGTTGTTTGGTGCTGGTAACATGAGGCTACCCATTCCACGTTACTTTTTCCAAGCTTTACAAGCTACGAGCGTTAAACTCTCGGTATCACCGCAACCTCGAGTACTCGGTGAACCAGTTTCTGTACCTCAGGGCAGTCAATTAGCATTAAAGGTCGAAGGTGTATTGAGGCACGGTCGACGTGCATCATTGTATCGTTCAGTATCAGCTGTTTGCATATCTATATCTACTACACCCCCCTCCAAGATTAATTCGGATcaaaag GATACAAACATGAACGAGTTGCATCAAACGGTGACACCCCATCGGGATTTCTTCGCTTGCGAATTTTTACTTTCCCTTGGAAGCGTTGCAACCTCGACTGCGGGATGTGCGAGTACATCGACTAATTCCGGCAATTCGGCCTCCGGTGGTGGTGGTCAATATCAAGTAACTGCAAGTGCAAGTATACTCGACAAAGATGGTAACGTTTGGAAATGCGGACCACGTTCTACCCTTCAAGTGCGAGTACACGAAGAACCTATGAAGAGAAAATTAccttaa
- the LOC124946650 gene encoding integrator complex subunit 7 isoform X3 produces the protein MNMIGMRMNAFNDTGLGEPEQDANSALIELDKGLRSNKIGEQCEAIVRFPRLFEKYPFPILINSSLLKLAEVFRMGSNFLRVWVLRVCQQSEKHLDKILNVDEFVRRIYSVIHSNDPVARALTLRTLGSVAGIIPERQQVHHSIRRSLDSHDSVEVEAAIYAAQMFAAQSKLFAVSMCSKISDMIRGQATPASMKLQLIPILQYMHHDTFTASMVNELCMELLASYPAIEFVRVTLSALSTLASATLIDIPEQVVLLLRYLQDDPRLSIKRHALHLLHTLARRGAHLWPQGALNNLIESTTKLLQDGTGNTDLLIRTLDVIEVLSQSAITCDANMDEGSPLLSLCVNACYSPDPFVAVKAVTILARVVCYCYEEGLPTYATQDLVSCLESLIILLALDDKHLHQLKACLRSTVKLCHAQPNHCSVFVDAIGSTLISTSAENGQSEKQAVALCEALGAIGSLGENILLPLLPDVLIKLKQTSHMHTKVMLCTLLFQMIAGGYEWNTECLKAIEETTKSVDGWAKYRIARGAARYGHHAVATQIFKSLKEAVASEQLHFWLSGLELVTKAESFLMDNVDTIDTSKKVDIVEKLNAAIAHYASACASLKAASTPLRSLQFASEYAKLRCEFLQAVVQLLHSCRSLCTAPPPAIACTVVLATKDDLQRYGRVTQQLRKSVQELKMCAENYQKLYQSAFDADPGSLANIRALQEMCCLMGNSVERVCGGSTICMYQQNEVNFDFGGTVEMRQLARYCTELRRLAPPWVGEGKASGISHVRIGCIISQVMLFGAGNMRLPIPRYFFQALQATSVKLSVSPQPRVLGEPVSVPQGSQLALKVEGVLRHGRRASLYRSVSAVCISISTTPPSKINSDQKDTNMNELHQTVTPHRDFFACEFLLSLGSVATSTAGCASTSTNSGNSASGGGGQYQVTASASILDKDGNVWKCGPRSTLQVRVHEEPMKRKLP, from the exons a tgAATATGATAGGAATGAGAATGAACGCATTTAATGATACTGGACTCGGAGAACCCGAACAAGATGCAAATAGTGCACTTATTGAATTAGACAAAG gttTACGATCAAACAAAATAGGCGAACAATGCGAAGCAATAGTTCGTTTTCCtcgattatttgaaaaatatccatTCCCGATATTGATAAATTCATCTTTGCTCAAACTAGCAGAAGTATTTCGCATGGGTAGTAATTTTTTAAGAGTATGGGTACTTAGAGTATGTCAACAAAGTGAAAAACATttggataaaatattaaacgtgGATGAATTTGTCAGACGTATCTACAGTGTAATACATTCGAATGATCCTGTTGCTAGAGCTCTAACCTTACGTACCTTAGGTAGTGTTGCAGGTATAATACCTGAAAGGCAACAG GTTCATCATAGTATAAGGAGATCTTTGGATTCACATGATTCGGTCGAAGTAGAAGCTGCTATATATGCCGCTCAAATGTTTGCAGCacaatcgaaattatttgCTGTATCTATGTGTAGCAAAATCTCTGATATGATAAGAGGTCAAGCAACGCCAGCCTCTATGAAATTACAACTTATACCTATTCTGCAATATATGCACCATGACACATTTACCGCATCAATg gtAAATGAATTGTGTATGGAACTTCTTGCTAGTTATCCAGCGATTGAATTTGTAAGAGTAACATTGAGCGCATTAAGCACATTAGCTTCTGCCACGTTAATAGATATTCCAGAACAAGTTGTATTGCTCTTACGATATCTTCAAGACGATCCTCGGTTATCTATTAAACGTCATGCTTTACATTTACTCCATACACTTGCAAGACGTGGCGCACATTTGTGGCCACAAGGTGCTCTCAATAATTTGATTG aaagtactacaaaattattacaagATGGTACTGGAAATACAGATCTATTGATTCGCACGTTAGATGTAATAGAG gTACTGAGTCAAAGCGCTATTACTTGCGACGCTAATATGGACGAAGGGAGccctcttttatctctttgcgTAAATGCTTGTTATTCTCCAGATCCTTTTGTTGCTGTCAAAGCTGTAACTATACTCGCAAGAGTCGTATGTTATtg CTACGAAGAGGGATTACCTACGTATGCCACTCAGGATCTTGTATCTTGTTTGGAatcattgattatattattagctTTAGATGACAAGCATTTGCATCAACTAAAAGCTTGTTTACGTTCAACGGTAAAATTATGCCATGCACAGCCGAATCATTGTTCTGTTTTTGTCGATGCTATTGGATCTACGCTTATTAGCACTAGTGCGGAAAATGGGCAAAGTGAAAAACAAGCTGTTGCATTATGCGAAGCTTTGGGAGCAATTGGAAGTTtaggagaaaatatattactccCACTTTTGCCAgatgtattaataaaactaaaacAAACTTCGCACATGCATACTAAG GTAATGTTATGCACATTACTTTTCCAAATGATAGCGGGTGGATACGAGTGGAATACCGAATGTTTAAAAGCTATAGAAGAAACGACAAAAAGTGTGGACGGTTGGGCTAAATATCGAATTGCAAGAGGTGCTGCTAGATACGGTCATCATGCAGTTGCAACGCAAATATTTAAGAGTTTAAAGGAAGCCGTTGCATCCGAACAACTTCACTTTTGGTTATCAGGATTGGAATTGGTTACCAAGGCAGAAAGCTTTCTCAT GGACAACGTCGACACAATTGATACTTCGAAAAAAGTGGATATAGTTGAAAAATTAAACGCGGCAATTGCGCACTATGCAAGTGCTTGCGCATCATTAAAAGCTGCTAGTACACCATTACGTAGTCTACAATTTGCCAGTGAATATGCAAAATTACGTTGCGAATTTTTACAAGCTGTGGTACAACTTTTACATTCCTGCAG aTCGTTATGTACTGCCCCACCGCCTGCTATCGCGTGCACGGTAGTTCTTGCGACAAAAGATGATCTTCAGCGATATGGACGTGTAACGCAACag CTAAGAAAATCCGTTcaagaattaaaaatgtgTGCTGAAAATTATCAGAAATTATATCAATCTGCTTTCGATGCAGATCCTGGTTCCTTGGCGAATATCAGAGC TTTACAAGAAATGTGCTGTTTAATGGGAAACAGCGTGGAACGAGTTTGCGGAGGTTctactatatgtatgtatcaacAGAACGAAGTAAATTTTGATTTTGGAGGAACGGTAGAAATGCGTCAGTTAGCTCGTTATTGTACGGAATTACGTCGCCTCGCACCACCATGGGTTGGTGAAGGGAAAGCAAGTGGTATCAGTCACGTAAGAATCGGATGTATAATTTCACAAGTTATGTTGTTTGGTGCTGGTAACATGAGGCTACCCATTCCACGTTACTTTTTCCAAGCTTTACAAGCTACGAGCGTTAAACTCTCGGTATCACCGCAACCTCGAGTACTCGGTGAACCAGTTTCTGTACCTCAGGGCAGTCAATTAGCATTAAAGGTCGAAGGTGTATTGAGGCACGGTCGACGTGCATCATTGTATCGTTCAGTATCAGCTGTTTGCATATCTATATCTACTACACCCCCCTCCAAGATTAATTCGGATcaaaag GATACAAACATGAACGAGTTGCATCAAACGGTGACACCCCATCGGGATTTCTTCGCTTGCGAATTTTTACTTTCCCTTGGAAGCGTTGCAACCTCGACTGCGGGATGTGCGAGTACATCGACTAATTCCGGCAATTCGGCCTCCGGTGGTGGTGGTCAATATCAAGTAACTGCAAGTGCAAGTATACTCGACAAAGATGGTAACGTTTGGAAATGCGGACCACGTTCTACCCTTCAAGTGCGAGTACACGAAGAACCTATGAAGAGAAAATTAccttaa